Proteins encoded by one window of Girardinichthys multiradiatus isolate DD_20200921_A chromosome 14, DD_fGirMul_XY1, whole genome shotgun sequence:
- the ap1s1 gene encoding AP-1 complex subunit sigma-1A, whose protein sequence is MMRFMLLFSRQGKLRLQKWYTATAERDKKKMVRELMQIVLARKPKMCSFLEWRDLKIVYKRYASLYFCCAIEEQDNELITLEVIHRFVELLDKYFGSVCELDIIFNFEKAYFILDEFLMGGEIQDTSKKSVLKAIEQADLLQEEDESPRSVLEEMGLA, encoded by the exons ATG ATGCGTTTTATGCTCCTGTTCAGTCGGCAGGGGAAGCTGCGGTTGCAGAAGTGGTACACAGCTACAGCGGAACGAGACAAGAAGAAGATGGTCAGGGAGTTGATGCAGATTGTCCTTGCCCGCAAACCCAAGATGTGCAGTTTTCTTGAATGGAGGGACCTCAAGATTGTCTATAAAag GTATGCCAGTCTATATTTTTGCTGTGCTATTGAAGAGCAGGACAATGAGCTGATTACACTGGAGGTCATCCACCGCTTTGTAGAGCTCCTTGATAAATACTTTGGCAGT GTTTGTGAGCTGGACATAATATTTAACTTTGAGAAGGCTTACTTCATTTTAGACGAATTCCTGATGGGAGGAGAGATTCAGGACACATCCAAGAAGAGTGTCCTCAAAGCCATTGAACAAGCTGATCTGCTGCAGGAG GAGGATGAGTCTCCCAGGAGTGTATTGGAGGAGATGGGCTTGGCATAG